The window TCATCAGCCGTTTTCTCGGAATCCTCTAAAAACTTTCTTACTTCTTTTGTTTGAGTAACTTGGCTGAATGCGATAGAAAGTGTTTTAGCCATAATACTTTTTTTAAGGTTGAAAGATATACTGATGATTTCTGTTGCAGCTAAACGTCTCCCTTTTCCGAGGAACCCGTCTTTGAAATCTTGGCTAGTAATAAGTTCAGGGTTTTTAGCAGGATAAAATAAAGGGTCTCGCTGAAAGTTCCCCTTCTCAAGCAATAAGTCAATTGTTTGATGGTACATCCTTTTTGCATCATTATCACATGAATCGTAAAAAAGCCGTAAGTCCTTTCTTACAGAAACACCTAATGAAGTTGAGTGTCCTAGCAAACCATGTAAAGTCATGACATGTAAATAATTTAAGCAAAATATGTCAGTGAACAATCTTGTTGCCCCTTTATTGAGGTCAGATTCAGTAAATCCAATTGGTACTGGAAACCCTTCCTTCTCAATAAACGAAACAAGTTGTTTCTTTTGTTGTTCGAACGTTTTGATAGCATCCTCAAAAATGGTTTTTATTGACTCGTCCTCAATAATAGAGAACATATACCTATTTACAACATCTGTCATTGTTCCATTTACATACTGGCCCCACAGTGTTCCTATTTCGGAAGAAGTGAGTTTTAAGTTATTCTTATCCACATGATCACCTCAAGAATATTCTTTTCATTTTCAGAAGGGGATATTCATTATTTCCATTAATATTACAAAAAAAGGCAAGCATAATAATATGCTCACCTCTTTCTTACAACATTGCGAAATAGACAATACTTTTAGAATCCTCAATACTTAAGTTAAAGATGGCATTCTTAACAAACCCTTTTATCTAAAGGTCATATTACTAATTCGGAATGCTACCTTAATACTCAAAATAATTAAGGCTGAGAATAAACTTAATAGAGTCATCAAAGTATATCCCTCCACATTGAAGTTTAGTGTTAAATGATAACACTAAGGTTATTGTCAATCTGAGTAAAAAATTTATTCTGTAGAATGCACTTGATGATTATGTAATAGAAGAGAAACTATTGTTCAACTAAAAGGGGCGATAGTTGAAGAAGAATTAAGTGTTTTAGGAGCGAGGTCATATTTTAGTTCTTCCATTAAAGGGCGCTACTCTTCAATTAGAAGAGTCTTTTTTTCTGGATTTGATTACCAGAAAAGTTATGTAAAAACAATTGGTTAGGTGTACAGAAAATATATAGAGCTTTATTGAATGAATAAACTTGAAGAATGGATATTGTTAAGGAGTGACGGAAATGCCTGTTATCACGGTCAAATTGGCTAAAGGAAGAACCACAAAAACAACAGTTTGTTGAATCTATTACCAAAGAAGCTGTTAAAACTTTAAAGGTAAATGAAAAATGGGTTACTGTAATTTTTGATGAATATGATAGAGATAACTGGGCTTCAAACGGACAACTACATTCACTTAAATTTGGTGAGGGGTTCGGGAAAAAAGGAACAGAAAATTAATTTTTATTTAAGAAACGGGCGCGAAAATGCAACAACTTGGACTGTTAATTTTAGCAGTCCATTTTTCTGGCCTTTAATCGATTAAAGGGCAGGTTTGTTCAATAAGAAGTGACAACAGGAATGTATATTTACTGTAAAATAAAATTAGACCTATTAATATCCCAAAAAATAAAGTTATACAAATAACCGAGGATAAATGCACATTAGTAAAATATTGTAAAGTAAGAAAATCTATATAATACACAGATAAATAGGAATTTGGTGATTTGGATGTTTGATACAAGTTTGATGGAACTATATAGAATTATTTTAAAAATACTGATGTGGGTATTGATTGCTGGCTTTGGGTGTAATTTCGTGATGCAGACGATAAGCTATTCCTTTTATAAAAGTGCAAAAAAAATGAAAGAGATATACTTCACTCCTGAGTATATTCAGTTTAGCGAAAAACTGTCGGGTTATGGTTATAATCTTATAAGTGAATCTGATAATATTATTCTATTTTATGGCGGTTCAAATTATATTGCTTTTAATTCTGTCGGATGCTTTGGTGGAAATTTTGATTGTCCATTTATATCTGCTGATTTCTATGGAAGTCAGAATAGTAAAGGCAAAA of the Bacillus sp. 1NLA3E genome contains:
- a CDS encoding DUF3231 family protein, producing MDKNNLKLTSSEIGTLWGQYVNGTMTDVVNRYMFSIIEDESIKTIFEDAIKTFEQQKKQLVSFIEKEGFPVPIGFTESDLNKGATRLFTDIFCLNYLHVMTLHGLLGHSTSLGVSVRKDLRLFYDSCDNDAKRMYHQTIDLLLEKGNFQRDPLFYPAKNPELITSQDFKDGFLGKGRRLAATEIISISFNLKKSIMAKTLSIAFSQVTQTKEVRKFLEDSEKTADEQIQAFSKIMHTDNLPVPRSWETEVTTSTDSPFSDKLMLYHIGFLYQASQIYHGTGLASAMRTDLVMAYESIILKTLMVTKKWFTIMIQNKWLEQPPLAPNRKEIAKEK
- a CDS encoding tautomerase family protein, giving the protein MTKEAVKTLKVNEKWVTVIFDEYDRDNWASNGQLHSLKFGEGFGKKGTEN